One Pyrofollis japonicus DNA window includes the following coding sequences:
- a CDS encoding GxGYxYP domain-containing protein, which translates to MQSAQRRKSIAMVVGLIHLLIFSSFVIAESNQSRNNCEFYVIDAWKLGFGERIFVETLQGIVNRDKPVLYVSHTPLDKMIALQVFQDTFGCKPIPVEPNPALLLRMFSDEIRGLIIYDENIPGEAYLAASLGGVLDSLPVSQYMLEELQHTRYPIVLDLRGVFNDTISVHTYLLKNIKMFNTSSIVVLPSGATALIDFAVKYRYPIVSLSPIPQKAKERELLDEFLSKIHGLYVYGFFPDGGAGEYYGVRLVSRHGFSLIVASDAPSLSFSEWFRDHIGKLPRKAAPKGRPINIDNNGIYVALVVSDGDNIAYLMNTLPSKERWGNNLRGTIPVTWTINPLTARLAPHLLLYYLQTASPNDTLVPGVSGDGYYYGCDMSLRSLKLHAAAAKELSKKIEAEYAVFITPVTRQVLNLHAFYRGIISPVHQANGLWGYVQSERLPLLIYAVPVTYHDYRDVLGKILSIKQRPLALVIYLDAWSFNMNRIYELTKYLESNGARIVNLTDLVETIRTAPQRFKTPWCSIKPEPQVFLELSKDYHQVRVYSWISGELLAVSRADPAILVINNSAQTLKPLVLRNSSTNITLVFKTPSAKIIRMYLVNDQGVLVKTLIITQHPISVKVVDALLDQLDTMAWSPHGPPGGGCEAKGPRYFSIIGSQQVMQRPLGPDPYILCENCKGVIVFDDGFPHPKALALLVKKAPYDYLLIDAFSKGDTDNDNVSELHTVSISINLELEPDNYAEYDAQIIPLGHGWNAELPILSPLLFHNCILEPLLEDIIFKTGFSKAIQSSCQIPLCTQKALTVTTTITTKRIQYYTKTLTTISKTTRTITVKTTNIFTITNTVTINKTIVSNTTITEPGTTITVFVPSSSPALPLLLLLIVLAIVLVFLQIRCTKHK; encoded by the coding sequence TTGCAGTCCGCACAAAGACGAAAAAGCATTGCTATGGTTGTTGGCCTAATCCACTTACTAATATTTAGTTCTTTCGTTATTGCTGAAAGCAACCAAAGCCGTAACAATTGTGAATTTTACGTTATAGATGCTTGGAAACTAGGTTTTGGAGAAAGAATATTCGTGGAAACCCTGCAAGGTATTGTTAATCGGGATAAGCCAGTTCTATACGTTTCTCACACTCCCCTAGACAAAATGATTGCACTCCAAGTCTTTCAAGACACTTTTGGCTGCAAGCCGATACCAGTTGAGCCTAACCCGGCTCTATTATTAAGAATGTTCTCAGATGAGATAAGAGGGTTAATTATCTACGATGAGAACATTCCCGGGGAAGCATATCTCGCAGCCAGTCTCGGAGGCGTCCTAGACTCCCTACCAGTTTCTCAGTACATGTTAGAAGAGCTTCAACATACAAGATATCCTATTGTTCTTGACTTACGTGGAGTTTTTAACGACACAATTTCTGTACATACATATCTGCTTAAGAATATAAAGATGTTCAACACTTCTTCGATAGTAGTTCTACCTTCGGGAGCTACAGCCTTAATCGATTTCGCTGTAAAATATAGGTACCCAATCGTGTCTCTGAGCCCTATTCCGCAGAAGGCTAAGGAAAGAGAGCTGCTAGACGAATTTCTTAGTAAAATACATGGCCTTTACGTGTATGGGTTCTTTCCGGATGGTGGAGCAGGTGAGTATTATGGTGTAAGACTTGTTAGTAGACACGGGTTTAGCTTAATAGTTGCATCGGACGCGCCTAGTCTTAGTTTTTCTGAATGGTTTAGAGACCACATAGGCAAGTTACCGCGCAAGGCTGCACCAAAGGGGAGACCGATAAATATAGACAATAACGGTATCTATGTTGCACTCGTCGTGAGCGATGGGGATAACATAGCATATTTAATGAATACATTGCCTTCGAAAGAGCGCTGGGGAAATAATCTAAGGGGTACCATACCCGTAACATGGACTATTAATCCCCTTACTGCTAGGCTAGCGCCACATCTACTACTATACTATTTACAAACAGCTTCGCCGAATGATACATTGGTTCCAGGGGTAAGCGGCGATGGCTACTACTATGGCTGCGATATGTCTCTTCGTAGCCTGAAACTACACGCTGCTGCCGCAAAGGAGCTTTCAAAAAAGATTGAAGCCGAATATGCAGTCTTTATCACGCCGGTTACTCGGCAAGTGCTTAATCTACATGCCTTCTATAGGGGCATTATAAGCCCTGTTCACCAGGCAAACGGGTTATGGGGCTATGTTCAAAGCGAACGCTTACCTCTACTCATATATGCTGTTCCAGTTACATACCATGATTACCGAGACGTACTAGGAAAAATTCTATCAATTAAGCAGAGACCTCTGGCGCTCGTGATTTATCTTGATGCTTGGAGCTTCAACATGAACCGTATATATGAGTTGACAAAATATCTGGAAAGCAATGGAGCAAGGATAGTTAACTTGACTGATCTCGTGGAAACCATTAGAACAGCGCCACAGCGCTTCAAAACTCCCTGGTGTAGCATCAAGCCAGAGCCACAAGTCTTTTTGGAACTCAGTAAGGATTACCACCAAGTACGAGTATATAGCTGGATTTCAGGAGAACTTCTTGCAGTCAGCCGTGCAGACCCCGCGATACTCGTAATTAATAATTCTGCACAGACTCTGAAACCTCTTGTACTAAGAAATTCTTCGACAAACATCACGTTAGTATTTAAAACGCCTAGTGCAAAAATCATTAGAATGTACCTTGTTAATGACCAAGGAGTATTAGTGAAAACATTGATAATTACTCAACACCCTATAAGTGTTAAAGTCGTTGATGCACTCCTTGACCAGCTTGACACAATGGCTTGGTCTCCTCACGGACCTCCAGGAGGAGGCTGCGAGGCTAAGGGGCCTAGATATTTCTCGATAATAGGCTCGCAACAAGTTATGCAGAGGCCCTTGGGCCCAGACCCTTACATTCTATGTGAAAATTGTAAAGGGGTAATCGTGTTTGATGATGGTTTTCCTCATCCCAAGGCACTGGCTCTTCTAGTAAAGAAAGCGCCTTATGACTATCTCCTCATAGACGCCTTTAGTAAAGGCGACACGGATAACGACAACGTGTCTGAATTACACACAGTCTCTATAAGTATAAATCTAGAACTAGAACCCGATAATTACGCAGAGTATGATGCGCAAATAATCCCGCTAGGACATGGGTGGAACGCCGAGCTCCCAATACTTAGCCCGCTTTTATTCCATAATTGTATTCTGGAGCCGCTTCTCGAAGATATAATATTTAAAACAGGGTTTTCTAAGGCAATACAATCATCATGCCAAATACCCTTATGTACACAGAAAGCATTAACAGTGACTACAACAATAACGACTAAGAGAATCCAGTACTATACAAAGACGCTGACCACTATAAGTAAAACAACGAGAACGATAACCGTGAAAACTACAAACATATTCACTATTACTAACACAGTAACAATAAACAAGACAATAGTAAGCAACACAACGATTACAGAGCCTGGGACAACAATAACTGTATTCGTCCCAAGCTCGAGCCCAGCACTGCCATTGCTGCTTCTTCTAATAGTTTTAGCAATAGTGCTCGTCTTTTTACAAATAAGGTGTACAAAACATAAATAA